The Gouania willdenowi chromosome 3, fGouWil2.1, whole genome shotgun sequence genome includes a region encoding these proteins:
- the LOC114479813 gene encoding zinc finger protein 135-like encodes MEQFKAPSLLSFTDNSADNWHSWEQSFRWYIAASGEKDEKVKIDILLHAIGEDALEVYNTLTVRAEGGKLTMEDVLQAFKDYCSPQKNVVFERYQYWSHQMKTGTSVNTFITELQQKSKDCFFGISEHDILRDKLVLSITDCDLKKRLFQERGLTLHRALEICRASEQENTLLQAFKTEHGVEVPVDAESLHHNTRRQLGSRSVPNTDETAQLVLAAFTPKVQLHRLQLQQPPVTDCVFSDRTNVEQLLPEVLPMKEEPEIISEGQEEKQLCVLQETNSAVCFVKCEDEEKPQTSQLHWRQLTEINIMEEPSTCSLNEFMKRRTVGINNKGPEAAQDPDPSSLVLQGPDGTETDSTQTEYSSDDDEGCWQKPLSESETEADFDSTRKNGEMGCKDSKTQTSSFQQICSKKKIQVNMTSDCVGGKKASLSVASKLRIHTGKKPFECDVCRKCFTRKAYLQLHMRIHTGEKPFKCDVCRKYFTYHISLKRHMKIHTEENPFKCDVCSKCFIQKNHLQSHMRIHTGEKPFECDVCRKCFTSKVNLKRHMKIHTGEKPFKCDVCNKCFIQKDHLLSHMRIHTGEKPFKCDVCSKCFHQKSNLQLHSIIHTGVKQFKCDVCSKCFNRKSNLQLHVRIHTGEKPFNCDVCSKCFKQTSELKAHKRVHT; translated from the coding sequence ATGGAGCAGTTCAAAGCACCGTCACTACTGTCTTTCACCGATAACTCTGCTGACAACTGGCACAGCTGGGAACAAAGCTTTCGGTGGTATATAGCGGCCTCAGGGGAGAAAGATGaaaaagtaaagattgacattttACTCCACGCCATCGGTGAGGATGCACTGGAAGTGTACAACACACTGACGGTTAGAGCTGAGGGAGGTAAGCTGACAATGGAGGATGTtcttcaagcctttaaagatTACTGTAGTCCACAGAAAAATGTTGTCTTTGaacgatatcaatattggtccCATCAGATGAAAACAGGGACATCAGTAAACACATTCATAACAGAACTGCAACAGAAAAGCAAAGACTGTTTTTTTGGAATAAGTGAGCATGACATTCTGAGAGATAAGCTGGTGTTAAGCATCACAGACTGTGACCTAAAAAAGAGACTGTTCCAGGAAAGAGGTCTAACGTTACACAGAGCATTAGAAATATGCAGAGCCTCAGAGcaagaaaatactctgttacaAGCCTTCAAGACTGAACATGGAGTGGAAGTTCCAGTGGATGCTGAGAGTCTCCACCATAACACCAGGAGACAATTAGGTTCTCGATCTGTTCCAAATACAGATGAAACAGCACAACTTGTGCTGGCTGCCTTCACGCCCAAAGTTCAGCTGCACAGATTACAGCTCCAGCAGCCGCCAGTcactgattgtgttttcagtgacAGGACGAACgtggagcagctgctcccagaggTTCTCCCCATGAAGGAGGAACCAGAGATCAtcagtgaaggtcaggaggaaaagcagctttgtgtgctgcaggagacaaacagtgctgtttgttttgttaaatgtgaagatgaagagaaGCCTCAGACctcccagctacactggagacaactaaCAGAAATCAACATAATGGAGGAACCTTCAACCTGCAGTTTAAATGAATTCATGAAAAGACGAACTGTGGGAATTAACAACAAAGGACCAGAAGCAGCCCAGGACCCAGATCCAAGCAGTTTAGTACtacaaggtcctgatggaacaGAAACAGACTCGACTCAGACTGAATATAGtagcgatgatgatgaaggctgttggcagaaacctctgtcagagtctgaaactgaagctgactttgactccaccaggaaaaatggtgaaatgggatgtaaagattcaaaaacacagactagttcatttcaacagatttgttcAAAGAAGAAGATTCAGGTAAACATGACATCTGATTGTGTGGGTGGTAAGAAAGCATCACTCAGTGTGGCTTCAAaactgagaatccacacaggaaaaaaaccctttgaatgtgatgtttgtaggaaatgttttaccCGTAAGGCTTACCTGCAgttacacatgagaatccacacaggagaaaaaccattcaaatgtgatgtttgtaggaaatATTTTACCTATCACATCAGCCTTAAGCGACACATGAAAATCCACACAGAAGAGAatccattcaaatgtgatgtttgtagtaaatgtttcattcaaaagaatcacctgcagtcacacatgagaatccacacaggagagaaaccctttgaatgtgatgtttgtaggaaatgttttaccTCTAAGGTCAACCTTAAGCGACACATgaaaatccacacaggagaaaaaccattcaaatgtgatgtttgtaataaatgtttcattcaAAAGGATCACCTGCtgtcacacatgagaatccacacaggagagaaaccatttaaatgtgatgtttgtagtaaatgttttcatCAAAAGTCTAATCTGCAGCTACACTCAATAATCCACACAGGAGTGAAacaatttaaatgtgatgtttgtagtaaatgttttaatcgAAAGTCTAATCTGCAGCTACAcgtgagaatccacacaggagagaaaccatttaattgtgatgtttgtagtaaatgttttaaacaaaCGTCTGAACTGAAGGCCCATAAGAGAGTCCACACATAA